One Candidatus Methylomirabilota bacterium genomic region harbors:
- the pdxS gene encoding pyridoxal 5'-phosphate synthase lyase subunit PdxS: MTELNGLRIADRKHIGLAEMLKGGVIMDVTNAEQAKLAAEAGAAAVMALERVPADIRREGGVARMASVKKIKEIQSAVTIPVMAKCRIGHFVEAQILESLGVDFIDESEVLTPADEHFHVDKFAFRVPFVCGARDLGEALRRIGEGAAMIRTKGEAGSGNIVEAVRHMRALTTGIRRLTTLGPEELMTEAKNLGAPYELIGSVGKHGRLPVPNFSAGGIATPADAALMMQLGAEAVFVGSGIFKSSDPAKRAKAIVQATTHYKDPDVLARVSEELGEAMVGLETSKLTKEELLQTRGW, translated from the coding sequence ATGACGGAGCTGAACGGATTGCGCATCGCCGATCGCAAGCACATCGGCCTCGCCGAGATGCTCAAGGGCGGGGTCATCATGGACGTGACGAATGCCGAGCAGGCCAAGCTCGCCGCGGAGGCGGGGGCGGCGGCCGTGATGGCGCTCGAGCGCGTGCCCGCCGATATCCGGCGGGAGGGCGGCGTGGCGCGCATGGCCTCCGTGAAGAAGATCAAGGAGATCCAGAGCGCCGTCACCATCCCCGTGATGGCCAAGTGCCGGATCGGTCACTTCGTGGAGGCCCAAATTCTGGAATCGCTCGGGGTGGACTTCATCGACGAGTCCGAGGTCCTCACGCCGGCCGACGAGCACTTCCACGTGGACAAGTTCGCGTTCCGGGTGCCGTTCGTCTGCGGGGCACGCGACCTGGGCGAGGCGCTCCGCCGCATCGGCGAGGGCGCGGCCATGATCCGCACGAAGGGCGAGGCCGGCTCCGGCAACATCGTGGAGGCGGTGCGCCACATGCGCGCGCTGACCACCGGGATCCGGCGGCTGACCACGCTCGGGCCCGAGGAGCTGATGACGGAGGCCAAGAACCTGGGCGCGCCCTACGAGCTGATCGGCTCGGTGGGCAAGCACGGGCGGCTGCCCGTCCCAAACTTCTCGGCCGGGGGCATCGCCACGCCCGCCGACGCGGCACTGATGATGCAACTCGGCGCCGAGGCGGTCTTCGTCGGCTCGGGCATCTTCAAGTCGAGCGACCCCGCCAAGCGGGCCAAGGCCATCGTCCAGGCCACCACGCACTACAAGGATCCGGACGTCCTGGCCCGGGTCAGCGAGGAGCTGGGCGAGGCCATGGTGGGGCTGGAGACCTCCAAGCTGACGAAAGAGGAGCTGCTGCAAACGCGCGGATGGTAG
- a CDS encoding PLP-dependent aminotransferase family protein — protein MQIALDRSKPVPLARQIQAHLERLVRDGLLLPGVKLPATREMARDLGVNRATVVLAYEELVASGAARSHVGQGTFIAERAGDRGRPAAPESAARPPIDWSGLFSRSARIVETEDNRRRALVPPNGLAGTVISFAGGMPDSGLFPTDAFRRALNEVVREEGEALLQYSPVAGYAPLRRYLSTYLLRFGLEARSDEILIVNGSQQGFDLIARTLVDPGDFVAIEQPTYPRAVQVFRAFGAQLLTVPWKADGPQADVFERLLERQAPKLFYCQPTSHNPTGLAMGAETGRRLLAAAARHQVPIVEDGFDPSLYYGDRPPGPLKAQDHDGLVIYIGTFSKILFPGLRLGWLLAPPLVIERLAAAKQLADLHTSALLQAAVHRFCERRLLDRHVARVAREYGRRRSLLVGALQRRLPEGVTWTEPQGGFSLLVTLPPGLDAAALLSRAIERGVAFTPGAAFFVDGGERTLRLSFSSVPAARIDEGIRRLAEVVKDSLKRPASRPRAEGVAVPLV, from the coding sequence ATGCAGATCGCGCTAGACCGCAGCAAGCCGGTCCCGCTGGCCCGCCAGATCCAGGCGCACCTGGAGCGGCTCGTCCGCGACGGCCTTCTGCTCCCGGGGGTCAAGCTGCCGGCCACGCGGGAGATGGCCCGGGACCTGGGCGTCAACCGCGCGACCGTGGTGCTCGCCTACGAGGAGCTGGTGGCCTCGGGCGCCGCGCGGTCCCACGTGGGGCAGGGCACCTTCATCGCCGAGCGCGCCGGTGACCGCGGCCGGCCGGCCGCTCCCGAGAGCGCCGCGCGGCCCCCCATCGACTGGTCGGGGCTCTTCTCGCGCAGCGCCCGGATCGTCGAGACCGAGGACAATCGCCGCCGGGCGCTGGTGCCGCCGAACGGGCTGGCGGGGACGGTGATCTCCTTCGCCGGCGGCATGCCCGACAGCGGCCTCTTCCCGACCGACGCCTTTCGGCGGGCCCTCAACGAGGTGGTGCGGGAGGAGGGCGAGGCGCTGCTCCAGTACTCGCCGGTGGCGGGCTATGCCCCTCTGCGCCGGTACCTGTCCACGTATCTCTTGCGTTTCGGGCTCGAGGCGCGATCGGACGAGATCCTGATCGTCAACGGCTCGCAGCAGGGCTTCGACCTGATCGCCCGCACGCTCGTCGATCCCGGCGACTTCGTCGCGATCGAGCAGCCGACCTATCCGCGGGCCGTGCAGGTCTTTCGCGCGTTCGGGGCCCAGCTCCTCACCGTGCCCTGGAAGGCGGACGGGCCCCAGGCCGACGTGTTCGAACGGCTGCTCGAGCGTCAGGCGCCGAAGCTCTTCTACTGCCAGCCGACCTCCCACAACCCCACGGGTCTGGCCATGGGCGCGGAGACGGGGCGCCGGCTGCTGGCCGCGGCGGCGCGCCATCAGGTGCCGATCGTGGAGGACGGCTTCGATCCCAGTCTCTACTACGGCGACCGGCCGCCGGGCCCGCTCAAGGCGCAGGACCACGACGGGCTCGTGATCTACATCGGGACGTTCTCCAAGATCCTCTTCCCGGGGCTGCGCCTGGGCTGGCTGCTGGCGCCGCCGCTCGTCATCGAGCGGCTCGCCGCCGCCAAGCAGCTCGCCGATCTGCACACGAGCGCGCTGCTCCAGGCGGCGGTCCACCGGTTCTGCGAGCGGCGGCTGCTCGATCGTCACGTCGCCCGCGTCGCCCGCGAGTACGGCCGGCGGCGCTCGCTGCTGGTGGGAGCGCTCCAGCGGCGCCTGCCGGAGGGCGTGACCTGGACCGAGCCTCAGGGCGGGTTCTCGCTGCTGGTGACTCTGCCGCCCGGGCTCGACGCCGCGGCTCTGCTCTCGCGCGCCATCGAGCGCGGGGTGGCGTTCACGCCGGGGGCCGCCTTCTTCGTGGACGGCGGCGAGCGCACGCTCCGGCTGTCCTTTTCGTCGGTGCCCGCCGCGCGGATCGACGAGGGGATCCGGCGGCTGGCCGAGGTGGTCAAAGACAGCTTGAAGCGCCCGGCGTCGCGACCGCGAGCGGAGGGCGTGGCGGTGCCGCTGGTCTGA
- a CDS encoding carboxymuconolactone decarboxylase family protein has translation MAEMKEFAGLYYREGALDPKTMQLVALAAMAAAGCTS, from the coding sequence ATGGCAGAGATGAAGGAGTTCGCAGGTCTGTACTACCGCGAAGGCGCGCTCGACCCCAAGACGATGCAGCTGGTGGCGCTGGCGGCGATGGCGGCCGCCGGCTGCACCTCCTGA